One window of the Brevibacterium limosum genome contains the following:
- a CDS encoding Na+/H+ antiporter subunit E has product MSSDRAQGQNRAPSPNRAPSPNRAPSPNRAPAPNRARMSRGRGIIQQLVLLISLVLLWLMLWDSITVVTVVSGVVLAFIVTRVFYLPPIVLSGRFNVWHATVFGLWFLYSVLHASIEVAWYAFRRRAVGAGSVIACDLRTSSDLVLTLIADTASLIPGSIIIDSDRAMGILYLHFLDCDSEEKLRRAKAQVYHIEELLIRTLGSHRDLAALRARPNPLNESEGGRS; this is encoded by the coding sequence ATGAGCTCCGATCGAGCGCAGGGACAGAACCGGGCCCCGTCGCCCAACCGCGCCCCGTCGCCCAACCGCGCCCCGTCGCCCAACCGCGCCCCGGCACCCAACCGCGCGCGGATGAGCCGGGGCCGCGGAATCATCCAGCAGCTCGTGCTGCTGATCTCGCTGGTCCTGCTCTGGCTGATGCTGTGGGATTCGATCACTGTGGTCACCGTGGTCTCCGGAGTCGTGCTGGCCTTCATCGTCACACGCGTGTTCTACCTCCCGCCCATCGTGCTCTCCGGACGGTTCAACGTCTGGCATGCGACGGTGTTCGGGCTGTGGTTCCTCTACTCGGTCCTCCACGCCTCCATCGAGGTCGCCTGGTACGCGTTCCGCCGCCGCGCGGTCGGAGCCGGGTCCGTCATCGCCTGCGATCTGCGCACGAGCTCGGACCTCGTGCTCACCCTCATCGCCGATACCGCCAGCCTCATCCCCGGGTCGATCATCATCGACAGCGACCGCGCCATGGGCATCCTCTACCTGCACTTCCTCGACTGCGATTCCGAGGAGAAGCTGCGCCGGGCCAAGGCCCAGGTCTACCACATCGAAGAGCTGCTCATCCGCACCCTCGGTTCGCACCGTGACCTCGCCGCCCTGCGGGCCAGGCCGAATCCTCTGAATGAGTCCGAAGGAGGCCGCTCATGA
- the dcd gene encoding dCTP deaminase produces MTLLSDREIRAELDSGRIALDPYDPSLIQPASVDVCLDRYFRLFDNHKYAVIDPSLEQPELTRFVEAAPGEPFVLHPGEFVLASTHELVTLPVDVAARLEGKSSLGRLGLLTHSTAGFIDPGFSGHVTLELSNVATLPITLWPGMKIGQLCFFRLSSAAENPYGSQATGNRYQGQRGPTASRSHLNFYRRGM; encoded by the coding sequence GTGACTCTCCTTTCCGACCGCGAGATCCGCGCCGAGCTCGACTCCGGGCGCATCGCCCTCGACCCCTACGACCCGTCGCTGATCCAGCCGGCCAGTGTCGATGTGTGTCTCGATCGCTATTTCCGGCTCTTCGACAACCACAAGTACGCGGTCATCGATCCGAGTCTCGAACAGCCCGAGCTCACCCGCTTCGTCGAAGCCGCTCCGGGGGAGCCCTTCGTTCTCCACCCGGGCGAATTCGTCCTCGCCTCCACCCATGAGCTCGTGACTCTGCCCGTCGATGTCGCCGCTCGCCTCGAGGGCAAGTCCTCGCTCGGGCGTCTCGGCCTTCTCACCCACTCGACGGCCGGATTCATCGACCCCGGCTTCAGCGGCCACGTCACCCTGGAGCTGTCGAACGTCGCCACCCTGCCGATCACGCTGTGGCCGGGAATGAAGATCGGTCAGCTCTGCTTCTTCCGACTCAGCTCCGCGGCAGAGAACCCGTACGGCTCCCAGGCCACGGGCAACCGCTACCAGGGTCAACGCGGTCCGACCGCGTCCCGTTCGCACCTCAACTTCTACCGGAGGGGCATGTGA
- a CDS encoding Na+/H+ antiporter subunit D: MIDLLPVLVPLPVLLPLIGAGIALILSKHTRAQNLVSIAILLAVMVIATMILFGVDAHGPQVVAIGGWQPPAGIVLVADRLSSLMLIVSSLVTLCVLVYALSQDANDDSNETPISVFNPSYLVLCAGIANSFLAGDLFNLYVGFEMFLVASYVLLTLGATAERIRAGVTYVIISLVSSVIFLAAIGVIYAACGTVNMAQLSERISDLPADVQMILHVLLLLGFGIKAAIFPLSFWLPDSYPTAPAPVTAVFAGLLTKVGIYAIIRTETLLFTESSLRVPLLIAAGLTMLVGIFGAIAQSEIKRIVSFTLVSHIGYMLFGVALGTSIGLSAAIYYTVHHIIVQTALFLAIGLVEMRGGSTSTRSLGGLMVLSPVLTIIFFIPALNLSGIPPFSGFIGKVALFLAGFDDHAWLPTVLIVAGTVTSLLTLYVIGRTFNLAFWRDPADAEEANEDLVEEFTERKKTLLAGKKWKSQIGVPPAMVVATSVVVIASIVLTVAAEPLWDMSNRAAENLSTPVDYVNNVLGGDES, from the coding sequence ATGATCGATCTTCTGCCCGTGCTCGTGCCTCTTCCCGTGCTGCTGCCGCTCATCGGTGCCGGAATCGCGCTGATCCTGTCCAAGCACACGCGGGCGCAGAACCTCGTGTCGATCGCGATCCTGCTCGCGGTGATGGTCATCGCCACGATGATCCTCTTCGGCGTCGATGCGCACGGACCGCAGGTCGTGGCGATCGGCGGCTGGCAGCCCCCGGCGGGCATCGTGCTCGTCGCCGACCGGCTGTCGTCGCTCATGCTCATCGTGTCCTCGCTGGTCACCCTGTGCGTGCTCGTCTACGCGCTGAGTCAGGACGCCAACGACGACTCGAACGAAACTCCGATCTCCGTGTTCAATCCCAGCTATCTGGTGCTGTGCGCGGGCATTGCGAACTCGTTCCTCGCCGGGGACCTGTTCAACCTCTACGTCGGCTTCGAGATGTTCCTCGTCGCCTCCTATGTTCTGCTCACGCTCGGCGCCACGGCGGAGCGGATCCGGGCGGGAGTCACCTATGTGATCATCTCGCTGGTGTCCTCGGTGATCTTCCTCGCCGCCATCGGCGTCATCTACGCCGCGTGCGGGACCGTGAACATGGCGCAGCTCTCCGAGAGGATCTCGGATCTGCCCGCCGATGTGCAGATGATCCTCCACGTCCTGCTGCTGCTGGGCTTCGGAATCAAGGCCGCGATCTTCCCGCTGTCCTTCTGGCTGCCGGACTCCTATCCGACGGCCCCGGCGCCGGTGACCGCGGTCTTCGCAGGACTGCTGACGAAGGTCGGCATCTACGCGATCATCCGCACCGAAACGCTGCTGTTCACCGAATCCTCACTGCGGGTGCCGCTGCTCATCGCGGCGGGTCTGACGATGCTCGTGGGCATCTTCGGAGCCATCGCACAGTCGGAGATCAAGAGGATCGTGTCGTTCACCCTGGTCTCCCATATCGGCTACATGCTCTTCGGCGTGGCCTTGGGCACGAGCATCGGGCTGTCCGCGGCGATCTACTATACGGTCCACCACATCATCGTCCAGACCGCACTCTTCCTGGCCATCGGACTCGTCGAAATGCGCGGCGGGTCCACCTCGACGAGGTCGCTGGGCGGTCTCATGGTGCTCTCGCCGGTGCTGACGATCATCTTCTTCATCCCGGCTCTCAACCTCTCCGGAATTCCGCCGTTCTCCGGGTTCATCGGCAAGGTCGCGCTCTTCCTCGCCGGTTTCGACGATCACGCGTGGCTGCCCACGGTCCTCATCGTCGCCGGCACCGTGACGAGTCTGCTCACCCTCTATGTCATCGGTCGTACCTTCAACCTCGCGTTCTGGCGTGATCCGGCCGATGCGGAAGAGGCGAACGAGGATCTCGTCGAAGAGTTCACAGAGCGGAAGAAGACCCTGCTGGCGGGGAAGAAGTGGAAGTCTCAGATCGGCGTTCCCCCTGCCATGGTGGTGGCCACCTCGGTGGTGGTGATCGCCTCCATCGTTCTCACGGTCGCCGCCGAACCCCTGTGGGACATGTCGAACCGGGCGGCGGAGAACCTCTCGACCCCGGTCGACTACGTCAACAACGTGCTCGGAGGTGATGAGTCATGA
- a CDS encoding LPXTG cell wall anchor domain-containing protein, which produces MTGLAGAPAFAATESTASVPQQSLCAQGDQQSSSSSESDSSVPDESDPQATLAQAQVTRDDIANDKKGIGFSGTGFTEDEKATVTVVGTDGTEYSPDKKLTVDEDGKVSGTYFFTVTDGAQVPVGEYSLYLTDLKSEKKSSKVSFEVVSKASDVDDSGNGDDECDSATGPIKTPDETPDESESPKPSETKTEDPTTEAPEPSETKTEDPTTKAPEPTETKTEDPTTKAPKPSPSETDKTDEAPADDVKPGPAKAPDEDPTTEAPKPTETESEAPKDEEPKVDETEGAGDANDSDDADQAGKSQPAEDGDGGDEKAADDAAESTGPASPGTEDKKPAAEAQPSMFIDPTEVSSEDFLNDGIKIGVSGAQPGEKVSITVEHAQGKVDRYTMTKEADSDGKVTFGVQAKVKAVLGTYNVRAQAESFDEPQGGSFTVLTNGTAVDEGGNGNGSGQGESGSDLPRTGAEMTGLALGVGLLAVGAAAVIITRRRMNASDDPAEF; this is translated from the coding sequence TTGACAGGTCTTGCTGGCGCCCCGGCGTTCGCAGCGACAGAGTCCACCGCTTCGGTCCCTCAGCAATCGCTGTGCGCCCAGGGTGATCAGCAGTCATCGAGCAGCTCCGAATCGGATTCCTCGGTTCCCGACGAGTCGGACCCGCAGGCGACCCTTGCGCAGGCGCAGGTGACCCGCGACGACATCGCGAACGACAAGAAGGGAATCGGCTTCTCCGGCACCGGATTCACCGAGGACGAGAAAGCCACGGTGACCGTTGTCGGCACCGATGGCACCGAATACTCCCCGGATAAGAAGCTCACTGTCGACGAGGACGGAAAGGTCTCCGGCACCTACTTCTTCACCGTCACCGACGGCGCTCAGGTGCCTGTCGGCGAATACTCCCTCTACCTCACCGACCTCAAGTCCGAGAAGAAGTCCTCCAAGGTCTCCTTCGAGGTCGTCTCCAAGGCCTCCGACGTCGACGACTCCGGCAACGGAGACGACGAGTGCGACTCGGCCACCGGTCCGATCAAGACCCCGGATGAGACTCCTGACGAGTCGGAGAGCCCCAAGCCGTCGGAGACGAAGACCGAGGACCCCACCACCGAGGCTCCCGAGCCTTCGGAGACGAAGACTGAAGATCCGACCACCAAGGCCCCGGAGCCGACCGAGACGAAGACCGAGGATCCGACCACCAAGGCTCCGAAGCCGAGCCCGTCGGAGACCGATAAGACCGATGAGGCTCCTGCCGACGATGTGAAGCCGGGACCGGCCAAGGCCCCGGATGAGGATCCCACCACCGAGGCCCCCAAGCCCACGGAGACCGAAAGCGAAGCTCCGAAGGACGAAGAGCCGAAGGTCGACGAGACCGAAGGTGCAGGCGACGCCAACGACTCCGACGACGCTGATCAGGCGGGCAAGAGCCAGCCTGCGGAAGACGGCGATGGAGGCGACGAGAAGGCCGCGGACGACGCAGCTGAGTCCACCGGTCCGGCCAGCCCCGGCACCGAGGATAAGAAACCTGCCGCTGAAGCACAGCCCTCCATGTTCATCGACCCGACCGAGGTCAGCTCCGAGGACTTCCTGAACGACGGCATCAAGATCGGCGTCAGCGGGGCTCAGCCCGGCGAGAAGGTCTCCATCACGGTCGAGCATGCCCAGGGCAAGGTCGATCGCTACACGATGACCAAGGAAGCCGATTCCGACGGCAAGGTCACGTTCGGCGTCCAGGCGAAGGTCAAGGCCGTGCTCGGCACGTACAACGTGCGTGCCCAGGCCGAGAGCTTCGATGAGCCCCAGGGCGGAAGCTTCACCGTGCTGACCAACGGCACCGCCGTCGACGAAGGCGGAAACGGAAACGGCAGCGGCCAGGGCGAATCGGGCAGCGATCTGCCGCGCACCGGTGCCGAGATGACCGGACTGGCACTCGGTGTCGGGCTGCTCGCAGTCGGTGCAGCCGCCGTCATCATCACCCGTCGGCGGATGAACGCCTCCGACGATCCCGCGGAGTTCTAA
- a CDS encoding Na(+)/H(+) antiporter subunit C — MSVSFVMVLAMGVLFAAGIYLMLERSLTRVLLGFILLGNGVNLLIILTAGRGSPPLTDGENLSTEGMSDPLPHALILTAIVITFSVTAFLLAMIYRSWRLMRADSLQDDDTDLQVAITKIIDSEAEASTDYDDTEFGDEAESPITGAIDLDDDGTPTEREDLAEDIEDASSPAEADALAEAAADSQTEAHSAGEAEAADDARDAKQRGDDA, encoded by the coding sequence GTGAGCGTGTCCTTCGTCATGGTCCTGGCCATGGGCGTCCTCTTCGCCGCCGGCATCTACCTCATGCTCGAACGCTCGCTGACCCGAGTTCTGCTCGGCTTCATCCTGCTCGGCAACGGAGTGAACCTGCTCATCATCCTCACCGCCGGCCGCGGTTCCCCGCCCCTGACCGACGGAGAGAACCTGTCGACCGAGGGCATGTCCGATCCGCTGCCGCATGCTCTCATCCTCACGGCCATCGTCATCACCTTCTCCGTGACGGCGTTCCTGTTGGCGATGATCTACCGATCCTGGAGGCTCATGCGCGCCGATTCGCTGCAGGATGACGACACCGACCTCCAGGTGGCGATCACGAAGATCATCGACTCCGAGGCGGAGGCGAGCACCGACTACGACGACACCGAGTTCGGTGACGAAGCGGAGTCCCCGATCACCGGTGCCATCGACCTCGACGACGACGGGACCCCCACAGAGCGGGAGGATCTCGCCGAAGACATCGAGGATGCGTCGAGTCCGGCTGAAGCCGATGCCCTCGCCGAGGCGGCCGCGGACTCCCAGACGGAGGCCCACAGTGCCGGCGAGGCCGAGGCCGCCGACGATGCCCGGGACGCGAAGCAGCGGGGAGACGACGCATGA
- a CDS encoding Na+/H+ antiporter subunit A: MTGAFFVASVIAYPLVRLLGRNAFVFLALVPFAGLLWSLSTISDLFGPAAQPLVENLDWLPELGLGGVFRLDVLSWVMTLLVTGVGALVFIYCARYFLPDEPGLARFAGIFMAFAGMMYGLVVADELLMLYLFWEGTTVFSYLLIGHSQSRRRSRQAALQALIVTTAGGLAMLVGMILLITATGTGQISTLVDRAQSGMDTGGVIVSAVILILVGAISKSALMPFHFWLPGAMAAPTPVSAYLHAAAMVKAGIYLVLRLAPGYNNIPGWSEVLLTLGLLTMFIGGWQALKQTDLKLLLAFGTVSQLGFLTTMASFGTPDITKAALGLLIAHALFKSCLFLCVGIIDHRAGTRDLTKLSGGWKAFPVVAVCATIAAASMAGLPPLLGFAAKEAAYSTLLSSPDKASVIAFIGIMIGSILTVAYSARFVWGAFSSKPGVDDIARRDEKLTLVVSPLILTALTLALGPGVGLLDGYFSAWTTGLPAVAEGDGHYHLALWHGFEPALAFTAVTVAAGIALFIFRRPFARVQQTLPSGLDFHELYRMLIGWMEALALWVTARTQRGSLPFYQGVVYLVLVAGLGLAIIANDTWNITFRLWDTPLDFIVAAVLIIVAIGATRAKKRFTAVVVTGISGYAMVAYFAFVGAPDLALTQVLVETITIVVFVLVLRRLPARIGESTGRLTPAWRAIIGGAVGITVMLVVLIAAGVRMSDPVSTDFGQLAYELGHGKNIVNVTLVDIRAWDTMGEISVLVAAGTGIAGLIFVRGREGHLHRFERKKDGTETAGRIRFQPVSEDVVDLHHAGRGEGLSQKRVSWLIAGRTLAPRNRSIILEVTARLIFHAVLVFSVYLLFAGHNEPGGGFAGGLVAGLALVVRYLAGGKYELAEAAPFTPSGMLGTGMITAILTVIGGWVWGGTVFESVYLEGDLPLLGHLSFGTSTFFDIGVYLIVVGLMLDILRSLGAEVDLHQERDETMLTSRIHDNVNFSENMGATAEHRAVSEIMDRVNELDVDNGAEGGRL; the protein is encoded by the coding sequence ATGACAGGCGCCTTCTTCGTGGCATCTGTCATCGCCTACCCTCTGGTCCGCCTGCTCGGCCGCAACGCCTTCGTCTTCCTCGCGCTCGTCCCCTTCGCGGGACTCCTGTGGAGCCTGTCGACGATCTCCGATCTCTTCGGCCCCGCGGCCCAGCCGCTCGTCGAGAACCTCGACTGGCTGCCCGAACTCGGGCTCGGCGGAGTCTTCCGCCTCGACGTGCTCTCCTGGGTCATGACACTGCTGGTCACCGGGGTCGGAGCCCTCGTCTTCATCTACTGCGCACGCTACTTCCTGCCCGATGAGCCCGGCTTGGCCCGGTTCGCCGGGATCTTCATGGCCTTCGCCGGAATGATGTACGGACTCGTCGTCGCCGACGAGCTGCTCATGCTCTACCTGTTCTGGGAAGGCACCACGGTCTTCTCCTATCTGCTCATCGGGCACAGCCAGTCACGTCGCCGCTCGCGGCAGGCGGCACTGCAGGCGCTCATCGTCACCACCGCCGGCGGCCTCGCCATGCTCGTGGGCATGATCCTGCTCATCACCGCCACCGGCACCGGGCAGATCTCGACCCTGGTCGACCGCGCCCAATCGGGAATGGACACCGGCGGAGTCATCGTCTCCGCGGTCATCCTCATCCTCGTCGGCGCGATCTCGAAGTCCGCGCTCATGCCGTTCCACTTCTGGCTGCCCGGCGCCATGGCCGCCCCCACCCCGGTGAGCGCCTATCTGCACGCCGCCGCCATGGTCAAGGCCGGAATCTACCTCGTCCTGCGCCTGGCGCCCGGCTACAACAACATCCCCGGCTGGTCCGAGGTGCTGCTCACCCTGGGTCTGCTGACGATGTTCATCGGCGGTTGGCAGGCGCTGAAGCAGACCGACCTCAAACTGCTCTTGGCCTTCGGCACGGTCTCCCAGCTGGGGTTCCTCACCACCATGGCGTCGTTCGGCACTCCGGACATCACGAAAGCGGCCCTTGGTCTGCTCATCGCTCACGCCCTGTTCAAGTCCTGTCTGTTCCTGTGCGTCGGCATCATCGACCATCGCGCAGGCACCCGTGACCTGACGAAGCTCTCCGGCGGTTGGAAGGCCTTCCCAGTCGTGGCCGTGTGCGCGACGATCGCGGCCGCCTCGATGGCGGGGCTGCCTCCGCTGCTCGGCTTCGCTGCGAAGGAAGCCGCGTACTCGACCCTCCTGTCCTCACCGGACAAGGCTTCGGTCATCGCCTTCATCGGCATCATGATCGGCTCGATCCTCACCGTCGCCTATTCGGCCCGCTTCGTCTGGGGCGCGTTCTCCTCGAAGCCGGGAGTCGACGACATCGCCCGCCGCGACGAGAAGCTCACCCTCGTCGTCTCTCCGCTCATCCTCACCGCGCTGACTCTGGCGCTCGGTCCGGGAGTCGGACTGCTCGACGGCTACTTCTCCGCCTGGACGACCGGCCTTCCGGCCGTCGCCGAGGGCGACGGGCACTACCACCTCGCGCTGTGGCACGGATTCGAACCGGCGCTCGCCTTCACCGCCGTGACCGTCGCCGCGGGCATCGCCCTGTTCATCTTCCGCCGTCCCTTCGCGAGGGTCCAGCAGACTCTGCCGTCGGGGCTGGACTTCCACGAGCTCTACCGGATGCTCATCGGCTGGATGGAAGCCCTGGCACTGTGGGTCACCGCCCGCACCCAGCGCGGTTCGCTGCCGTTCTACCAAGGCGTGGTCTACCTCGTCCTCGTCGCCGGACTGGGTCTGGCGATCATCGCCAACGACACGTGGAACATCACCTTCCGGCTCTGGGACACTCCACTGGACTTCATCGTCGCCGCGGTGCTCATCATCGTCGCGATCGGTGCCACCCGAGCGAAGAAGCGCTTCACCGCCGTGGTCGTCACCGGCATCTCCGGCTATGCCATGGTCGCCTACTTCGCCTTCGTCGGCGCTCCCGACCTGGCCCTGACCCAGGTGCTCGTCGAAACCATCACGATCGTCGTCTTCGTCCTCGTCCTCCGGCGCCTGCCGGCGCGCATCGGTGAGTCCACCGGTCGCCTCACCCCCGCCTGGCGGGCGATCATCGGCGGTGCCGTGGGCATCACCGTGATGCTCGTGGTCCTCATCGCCGCCGGAGTGCGCATGAGCGACCCGGTCTCCACCGACTTCGGGCAGCTCGCCTACGAACTCGGCCACGGCAAGAACATCGTCAACGTCACCCTCGTCGACATCCGCGCCTGGGACACGATGGGCGAGATCTCGGTGCTCGTGGCCGCGGGAACCGGCATCGCCGGCCTCATCTTCGTGCGCGGTCGTGAGGGCCACCTGCACCGGTTCGAACGGAAGAAGGACGGCACCGAGACGGCCGGCCGAATCCGCTTCCAACCCGTTTCCGAAGACGTCGTCGACCTCCACCACGCCGGCCGTGGCGAAGGCCTGTCGCAGAAGCGCGTGTCCTGGCTCATCGCCGGACGCACCCTGGCCCCACGCAACCGTTCGATCATCCTCGAGGTCACCGCGCGTCTGATCTTCCACGCCGTCCTCGTCTTCTCCGTCTATCTCCTCTTCGCCGGCCACAACGAGCCCGGCGGAGGATTCGCCGGCGGCCTCGTCGCCGGTCTCGCCCTCGTCGTGCGCTATCTCGCCGGAGGCAAGTACGAACTCGCCGAGGCGGCACCCTTCACTCCCTCGGGAATGCTGGGCACCGGCATGATCACCGCGATCCTGACCGTCATCGGCGGTTGGGTCTGGGGAGGCACGGTCTTCGAATCCGTCTACCTCGAAGGCGATCTGCCTCTGCTGGGGCACCTGTCCTTCGGCACCTCGACGTTCTTCGACATCGGCGTCTACCTCATCGTCGTCGGCCTCATGCTCGACATCCTCCGCTCCCTCGGAGCCGAGGTCGACCTGCATCAGGAGCGCGACGAGACGATGCTGACCAGCCGCATCCACGACAATGTGAACTTCTCCGAGAACATGGGCGCCACCGCCGAGCACCGTGCCGTGTCCGAGATCATGGACCGGGTCAATGAACTCGACGTCGACAACGGTGCGGAAGGAGGCCGCCTGTGA
- a CDS encoding response regulator transcription factor yields MTADNHTEPQPLVLVADDEPDVLGAVVPFLERSGFRVLPASDGLLALDEIHRHRPDVCVLDVLMPGADGRQVLRRLRQEENWVPVLLLTQVGEGVERAMALEEGADDYLNKPFDPHELVARIRAVLRRTRNDGPPLATAPVLVSSFGLRVDRVGRRAWLGQRELVITPKGFTLLEYLMVHKDELIERSRLLEVLWGFEEAVGTRAVDSRVAELRRVLGEDAAEPRWIATVQGRGYRFVGEVRGEDGQSRL; encoded by the coding sequence ATGACGGCTGACAATCACACCGAGCCCCAACCACTCGTCTTGGTCGCCGATGATGAGCCGGACGTACTCGGAGCGGTCGTACCGTTCCTCGAACGCTCCGGGTTCCGGGTGCTGCCCGCCAGCGACGGACTGCTCGCCCTCGACGAGATCCACCGCCACAGACCCGATGTGTGCGTCCTCGACGTGCTCATGCCCGGAGCCGATGGCCGGCAGGTGCTGCGCCGTCTGCGGCAGGAGGAGAACTGGGTTCCGGTGCTGCTGCTGACCCAGGTCGGCGAAGGCGTCGAGAGGGCGATGGCCCTCGAAGAGGGTGCCGACGACTACCTCAATAAGCCCTTCGATCCGCACGAGCTCGTCGCCCGCATCCGGGCCGTGCTGCGCCGCACCCGCAATGACGGGCCGCCCCTGGCCACGGCTCCGGTGCTCGTGTCCAGCTTCGGTCTGCGCGTCGACCGCGTCGGACGCCGCGCCTGGCTGGGCCAGCGGGAGCTCGTCATCACCCCGAAGGGCTTCACCCTGCTCGAATACCTCATGGTGCACAAGGACGAACTCATCGAACGCTCCCGCCTGCTCGAAGTGCTGTGGGGATTCGAAGAGGCCGTGGGCACGCGCGCCGTCGACTCGCGCGTCGCCGAACTGCGTCGTGTGCTCGGTGAAGACGCCGCCGAACCGCGGTGGATCGCGACCGTGCAGGGGCGCGGCTACCGTTTCGTCGGTGAGGTCCGCGGCGAGGACGGACAGAGTCGTCTATGA
- a CDS encoding monovalent cation/H+ antiporter complex subunit F — protein sequence MSETVLHALIIAGSVLLATSVVVALFRIVRGPSILDRMIGTDVVLASIMCGLGGYMALSDRTDLLPVLIVLAMLGFVGSVSVSRYVSKSDSMTPGAEAGALSDFTSTDWHMPRDTEAEDSAEAADRTRPRAESGSGAAQPVRPSDEVTEIADPTYDAHADSGGEGEGTGPDPGPEDAERMSSGEGEGNTRGS from the coding sequence ATGAGTGAGACCGTCCTCCACGCGCTCATCATCGCCGGTTCGGTGCTGCTGGCCACCTCGGTGGTCGTTGCGCTCTTCCGGATCGTCCGCGGTCCCTCGATCCTCGACCGCATGATCGGCACCGACGTGGTGCTCGCCTCGATCATGTGCGGCCTCGGCGGGTATATGGCCCTGTCCGACCGCACGGATCTGCTGCCCGTGCTCATCGTGCTCGCGATGCTCGGCTTCGTCGGTTCGGTGAGCGTGTCGAGGTATGTGTCGAAGTCCGATTCGATGACGCCCGGCGCCGAGGCGGGGGCACTGTCGGACTTCACCAGCACGGACTGGCACATGCCGCGTGACACGGAAGCCGAGGATTCCGCCGAGGCGGCCGACCGGACCCGGCCGCGCGCTGAGTCCGGATCGGGCGCGGCGCAACCGGTGCGTCCCAGCGATGAGGTCACCGAGATCGCGGATCCGACCTACGACGCTCACGCCGACAGCGGCGGAGAGGGCGAGGGCACCGGACCGGACCCGGGACCCGAGGACGCCGAGCGCATGTCGTCCGGCGAGGGGGAGGGGAACACCCGTGGTTCTTGA
- the mnhG gene encoding monovalent cation/H(+) antiporter subunit G, producing MVLDIISAVLIFLGAVLSLAAAVGLVRFGDLLSRMHASAKPQVLGLVLVAVAIAIQFPTWATVTTLAIIISFQLVTIPVATHMVGRAGYRTKHLRRSMLYRDELAEAVDRAEAREIAWERQRGTGTDHHDG from the coding sequence GTGGTTCTTGACATCATCTCGGCCGTGCTCATCTTCCTCGGCGCGGTTCTGTCCCTGGCCGCCGCGGTCGGCCTCGTCCGCTTCGGCGACCTCCTCTCACGGATGCACGCGAGTGCGAAACCCCAGGTGTTGGGCCTGGTGCTCGTCGCGGTGGCGATCGCCATCCAGTTCCCGACCTGGGCGACGGTGACGACGCTGGCGATCATCATCTCCTTCCAGCTCGTGACGATTCCCGTCGCCACCCATATGGTCGGTCGCGCCGGATATCGCACCAAACACCTGCGTCGATCTATGCTGTACCGAGATGAACTCGCCGAAGCGGTCGACCGTGCCGAGGCCAGAGAGATCGCCTGGGAACGCCAGAGAGGAACCGGAACAGACCACCATGACGGCTGA